The Hymenobacter sp. 5317J-9 genome has a window encoding:
- a CDS encoding Pycsar system effector family protein yields the protein MKESTPETVAPAPATDPAPPEAALAAEAADKPAKAKASPLVKEAQTYVSDLFARELQAKLTYHSLRHTEAVVKECRVLAPAAGLSPEDTEALLLAAWFHDTGYLDVYEGHEFRSMERAGAWLAEHGVPAGRVQLIKDLIKVTHRDYAPETELQQLLVDADMSNLARDDFRSSAELLRTEWELVLGQTYSNPEWAELQLNFMLEHKYHSDAGKERYKKAFKDNLDEQRDALKKTEKKKKKKAKEKNETFAEPKRGIETMFRTMYSNHMKLSDMADKKASMMIQLNAVLMSVIITYLGAKMGKAGALGPMMSGNPVLGIPMGILLVTALGSVITAILSAQPDVTSFAWLKKSPQIATNRRVNLLFFGQFTKLSLDNFQGGMRELMRQKDMLYNNMVTDIYYLGEVLTRKYRLLRTSYTIFMVGLILTALSFGIALLYKM from the coding sequence ATGAAAGAAAGTACCCCCGAAACCGTTGCCCCCGCCCCGGCAACGGACCCCGCCCCGCCCGAAGCCGCCCTCGCCGCCGAAGCCGCCGACAAGCCCGCCAAGGCCAAGGCCTCGCCCCTGGTGAAGGAGGCTCAAACCTACGTTTCCGACCTGTTTGCCCGGGAGCTGCAAGCCAAGCTCACTTACCACTCCCTGCGCCACACCGAGGCCGTGGTGAAGGAATGCCGCGTGCTGGCCCCGGCTGCCGGCCTCTCGCCCGAAGACACCGAGGCCCTGCTGCTGGCCGCCTGGTTTCACGACACCGGCTACCTCGACGTGTATGAGGGCCACGAGTTCCGCAGCATGGAGCGGGCCGGCGCCTGGCTGGCCGAGCACGGCGTGCCCGCCGGGCGGGTGCAGCTGATAAAGGACCTCATCAAAGTGACACACCGCGACTACGCGCCCGAAACCGAGCTGCAGCAGCTACTGGTGGACGCCGACATGAGCAACCTGGCGCGCGACGACTTCCGCAGCAGCGCCGAGCTGCTGCGCACCGAATGGGAGCTGGTGCTGGGCCAAACCTACTCCAACCCCGAGTGGGCCGAGCTGCAGCTCAACTTCATGCTGGAGCACAAGTACCACTCCGATGCGGGCAAGGAACGCTACAAAAAGGCCTTCAAAGACAACCTCGACGAGCAACGCGACGCCTTAAAAAAGACCGAGAAAAAGAAGAAAAAGAAGGCCAAGGAGAAGAACGAAACCTTCGCCGAGCCCAAGCGCGGCATCGAGACGATGTTTCGCACCATGTACTCGAACCACATGAAGCTGAGCGACATGGCCGATAAAAAAGCCAGCATGATGATTCAGCTCAATGCGGTGCTCATGTCGGTTATCATTACCTATTTGGGTGCCAAGATGGGCAAGGCCGGCGCCCTGGGCCCCATGATGAGCGGCAACCCCGTGCTGGGCATTCCGATGGGTATTCTGCTGGTCACGGCTCTGGGCTCGGTCATCACGGCCATCCTCTCGGCCCAGCCCGACGTGACGAGCTTTGCCTGGCTGAAGAAAAGCCCTCAGATTGCCACGAACCGCCGCGTCAATCTGCTGTTCTTCGGCCAGTTCACCAAGCTCAGCCTCGACAACTTCCAGGGCGGCATGCGCGAGCTGATGCGGCAGAAAGACATGCTCTACAACAACATGGTGACGGACATTTATTACCTGGGCGAGGTGCTCACTCGCAAATACCGCCTGCTGCGCACCAGCTACACCATCTTCATGGTGGGGCTGATTCTGACGGCGCTCTCGTTCGGCATCGCGCTGCTGTATAAGATGTAG
- a CDS encoding metallophosphoesterase, with protein sequence MPPFFRFRSALLLLGALLAFHSRALAQGESSQNPHVSRPNYRRGGLDWKTKTPPDSTRIRYTVFLIGDVGKPIAKENGGEPSLNFLRKKIMEAGAKSTTIYLGDNVYEYGMPEEGAYDRKEAERRLADQIDVLRDYKGEKYMIPGNHDWKQGLTGGLEQVLREQRFAENYMAQDSAAFGYSGDFITPSNGCPGPYEIRLQDDLVLITINSQWFLTKQSERPYGADGGCGVEDETDFMAQLEDIIARNKDKNIMVVGHHPLFSDGIHGGYFTLGDHIFPLSIVYKYAFLPLPIIGSIYPFARKYGGVSQDLAYPAYQAYKKGLMDIFNKYPNIIYAAGHEHNLQYFKEGATHLIVSGSGCKTQHVKPGGAGDALFSDKEKGWACVNYYDDGQVWTEYYIPQGNGDKARLVFRTPLYAKTTQGVAATAPAPMTPLEKQKKKNEQDVQAQPVPTKRPDFRDSSVVVAINPGYNKHGGFHNWLLGEHYRKEWATPVKFRLLDLANDKGGLVPYKTGGGKQTASLKVRNEAGHNFSLRGIDKDPAAVLPEALRTGFAKDILQDQISAQHPYASFVLPPLGTAAGILHTNPEPVYIPQDPLLGQYYSAFSNKPAAIEEDAKDDQSNVASLGYAKNLVGTDKMLERLLEDNDNKIDAVAFARSRLFDMWIGDWDRHEDQWRWAEVKDKDGDRTFTAVPEDRDIAFFKGDGVLPFLISRKFAVRNFQNFGYDYADYKGLNQTALSNDRTFLSSVSREQWVAQAQYMKEHLTDEVIEKAFRDKWPKEIYDLHAKEIMAKLKSRRDLLPDVAAKYADVVADIVEVRGTQKNEQFVVDRLPNGNVHVTVRKITKEGKVTKVLFDRTVEYGITDELRLYGISGNDTYLVKGDASKSVKVRVIGGTDRDTIRDVSHVGGFLHKTQIYDADTGNVINAGKEARLRLEPGVDVSRYDHPKRFDLKDYRLNYTGPALFFGYNIDDGLLLGGGITHRRYGFRREPFSSEQSLVANFAPARDAYNFKYTGQFTRMFGKYDLHIAAQYYGPQLLYNFFGIGNNTANLATEDSNRGRVTVRTVNSAYRVRFNSLNVAPTLERNLFSFLKLGVGPRYEQFRVEKDPIGSVIKDSLTRGGDVTYENRHFGIRASDFQVNQYLGGLLYLNLDASSSPKNPRIGIRWYNEFQYNFQLNGEQLQYGRLTSEIRAYLTPNLPFQITYAGRIGVAHNLGDYRFYQANTLGGTTNLRGYRRTRYSGRSSVYGNFEARLQLLSFNAYLFPGKLGILGLADFGRVYSDNDTRSGLSALHSGFGGGVYVDILKQAVINATYSIGEEKLVFVGFDFLF encoded by the coding sequence ATGCCCCCATTTTTTCGCTTTCGCTCCGCGCTGTTGCTGCTCGGCGCCCTTTTGGCGTTTCATTCGCGTGCTTTGGCCCAGGGCGAATCGTCGCAAAACCCCCACGTTTCGCGCCCCAATTACCGCCGCGGCGGCCTCGACTGGAAAACCAAAACCCCGCCCGATAGCACCCGCATTCGCTACACTGTTTTTCTGATTGGCGACGTGGGCAAGCCCATTGCCAAGGAAAACGGCGGCGAGCCTTCGCTGAACTTCCTGCGCAAAAAAATCATGGAAGCCGGCGCCAAGAGCACCACCATCTACCTCGGCGACAACGTGTATGAGTACGGCATGCCCGAGGAAGGCGCCTACGACCGCAAAGAAGCCGAGCGCCGCCTAGCCGACCAGATTGACGTGCTGCGCGACTACAAGGGCGAGAAGTACATGATACCCGGCAACCACGACTGGAAGCAGGGCCTCACCGGCGGCCTGGAGCAGGTGCTGCGCGAGCAGCGCTTCGCCGAAAACTATATGGCCCAGGATTCTGCCGCTTTCGGCTACAGCGGCGATTTCATTACGCCCAGCAACGGCTGCCCCGGCCCCTACGAAATCCGCCTGCAGGACGATTTGGTGCTCATTACCATCAACTCGCAGTGGTTTCTGACCAAGCAGAGCGAGCGGCCCTACGGCGCCGACGGCGGCTGCGGCGTGGAGGACGAGACGGACTTTATGGCTCAACTGGAGGACATCATTGCCCGCAACAAGGACAAAAACATCATGGTGGTGGGCCACCACCCGCTGTTCTCCGACGGCATTCACGGCGGCTACTTCACGCTGGGCGACCACATTTTTCCGCTCAGCATCGTGTACAAGTACGCGTTTCTGCCGCTGCCCATCATCGGGTCCATCTACCCCTTCGCCCGCAAATACGGTGGGGTGAGCCAGGACCTGGCTTACCCGGCCTACCAGGCCTACAAGAAGGGCCTGATGGATATTTTCAACAAGTACCCCAACATCATTTACGCGGCCGGGCACGAGCACAACCTGCAATACTTCAAGGAGGGCGCCACCCACCTCATCGTGAGCGGCTCGGGCTGCAAAACCCAGCACGTGAAGCCCGGCGGCGCCGGCGATGCCCTGTTTTCGGACAAGGAAAAGGGCTGGGCCTGCGTGAACTACTACGACGACGGCCAAGTGTGGACCGAGTACTACATCCCGCAGGGCAACGGCGACAAGGCCCGCCTCGTGTTCCGCACGCCGCTGTATGCCAAAACCACGCAGGGCGTGGCCGCCACTGCGCCCGCGCCGATGACGCCCCTCGAAAAGCAGAAGAAAAAGAACGAGCAGGACGTGCAGGCCCAGCCCGTGCCCACCAAGCGCCCCGACTTCCGCGACAGCAGCGTGGTGGTGGCCATTAACCCCGGCTACAACAAGCACGGCGGCTTCCACAACTGGCTGCTGGGCGAGCACTACCGCAAGGAGTGGGCCACGCCCGTGAAGTTCCGCCTGCTGGACCTGGCCAACGACAAAGGCGGCCTGGTGCCCTACAAAACCGGTGGCGGCAAGCAAACCGCCTCGCTGAAAGTGCGCAACGAAGCCGGCCACAACTTCTCGCTGCGCGGCATCGACAAAGACCCCGCCGCGGTGCTGCCCGAGGCCCTGCGCACGGGCTTTGCCAAAGACATTCTGCAGGACCAGATTTCGGCCCAGCACCCGTATGCCTCGTTTGTGCTGCCGCCGCTGGGCACGGCGGCCGGCATTCTGCACACCAACCCCGAGCCGGTGTACATTCCGCAGGACCCTCTGCTGGGCCAGTACTACAGCGCGTTCTCGAACAAGCCGGCTGCCATTGAGGAAGACGCCAAGGACGACCAGAGCAACGTGGCCAGCCTGGGCTACGCCAAAAACTTGGTGGGCACAGACAAGATGCTGGAGCGTCTGCTCGAAGACAACGACAACAAGATTGACGCCGTGGCTTTTGCCCGCTCGCGCCTGTTCGATATGTGGATAGGCGACTGGGACCGGCACGAGGACCAGTGGCGCTGGGCCGAGGTGAAAGACAAGGACGGCGACCGCACCTTCACGGCCGTGCCCGAAGACCGCGACATTGCCTTCTTCAAAGGCGACGGTGTGCTGCCCTTCCTCATCAGCCGCAAGTTTGCGGTGCGCAACTTCCAGAACTTTGGCTACGACTACGCCGACTATAAGGGCCTGAACCAAACGGCCCTCAGCAACGACCGCACCTTTCTGAGCAGCGTGAGCCGCGAGCAGTGGGTAGCCCAGGCCCAGTACATGAAGGAGCACCTCACGGACGAGGTGATTGAAAAAGCCTTCCGCGACAAGTGGCCCAAGGAGATTTACGACCTGCACGCCAAGGAAATCATGGCCAAGCTGAAAAGCCGGCGCGACCTGCTGCCCGACGTGGCCGCCAAATACGCCGACGTGGTGGCCGACATTGTGGAAGTGCGCGGCACCCAGAAAAACGAGCAGTTTGTGGTGGACCGCCTGCCCAACGGCAACGTGCACGTGACGGTGCGCAAAATCACGAAGGAAGGCAAGGTGACCAAGGTGCTCTTCGACCGCACCGTGGAGTACGGCATCACCGACGAGCTGCGCCTCTACGGCATCAGCGGCAACGACACCTACCTGGTGAAGGGAGACGCCAGCAAGTCGGTGAAGGTGCGCGTGATAGGCGGCACCGACCGCGACACCATCCGCGACGTGAGCCACGTGGGGGGCTTCCTGCACAAAACGCAGATTTACGACGCCGATACCGGCAACGTCATCAACGCCGGAAAGGAAGCGCGCCTGCGCCTAGAGCCCGGCGTGGATGTGAGCCGCTACGACCACCCCAAGCGCTTCGACCTGAAAGACTACCGCCTGAACTACACCGGCCCGGCCTTGTTTTTCGGTTACAACATCGACGACGGCCTGCTGCTGGGCGGCGGCATCACGCACCGCCGTTACGGCTTCCGCCGCGAGCCCTTCTCTTCTGAGCAAAGCCTGGTGGCCAACTTCGCCCCGGCCCGCGACGCCTACAACTTCAAGTACACGGGGCAGTTCACGCGCATGTTTGGCAAGTACGACCTGCACATTGCGGCGCAGTACTACGGCCCGCAACTTCTGTACAACTTCTTCGGCATCGGCAACAACACCGCCAACCTAGCCACCGAAGATTCCAACCGCGGCCGCGTGACCGTGCGCACCGTGAACTCGGCCTACCGCGTGCGCTTCAACAGCCTGAACGTGGCGCCTACCCTGGAGCGCAACCTGTTCAGCTTCCTGAAGCTGGGCGTGGGCCCGCGCTACGAGCAGTTCCGCGTGGAAAAAGATCCCATTGGCTCGGTCATCAAAGACAGCCTGACCCGCGGCGGCGACGTGACCTACGAAAACCGTCACTTCGGCATCCGGGCCTCCGACTTTCAGGTCAACCAGTACCTCGGCGGCCTGCTCTACCTCAACCTCGATGCCAGCTCCTCGCCCAAAAACCCGCGCATTGGCATTCGCTGGTACAACGAGTTTCAGTACAACTTCCAGCTCAATGGCGAGCAGCTGCAATACGGCCGCCTGACTTCCGAAATCCGGGCTTACCTCACGCCCAACCTGCCCTTCCAAATCACCTATGCCGGCCGCATTGGCGTGGCGCATAACCTGGGCGACTACCGCTTCTACCAGGCCAACACGCTGGGTGGCACCACCAACCTGCGCGGCTACCGCCGCACCCGCTACTCGGGCCGCAGCAGCGTCTACGGCAACTTTGAAGCCCGCCTGCAGCTGCTGTCCTTCAACGCCTACCTGTTTCCGGGCAAGCTGGGCATTCTGGGCCTGGCCGACTTCGGCCGCGTGTATTCCGACAACGACACCCGCTCCGGCCTCTCGGCCCTGCACAGCGGCTTTGGCGGCGGCGTCTACGTCGACATCCTGAAGCAGGCCGTCATCAACGCCACCTACTCGATAGGGGAGGAGAAGCTGGTTTTCGTGGGCTTCGATTTCTTGTTCTAG
- a CDS encoding M43 family zinc metalloprotease: protein MKKAYLSALALLGSAGTLLAQNVASRAAQSVNDDVTPVILRRSCAANDVLQAQMAADPALARRMEAIEAQTQRFVAARAAAQQRNSGGTTGGTTTGTSSALSGTVTIPVVVHVLYNAAAENISDAQVQSQIAVLNEDFQKLNADANKTYPYSGLAAAAPVRFVLAPGGIIHKFTKTRSWSTNDAVKNSKRGGDDAWDATKYLNLWSCNLGQGLLGYAQFPGGATATDGVVILYSAFGSRAKYPAGTYTTTYDLGRTATHEVGHWMNLRHIWGDDSGACTGSDQVADTPNQGAENYGCPAAGKSSCTNAATGGDMFMNYMDYTDDKCMFMFSQGQATRMTAVFDAGGARSSFAVASGVLRQTAAVAPTTVYPNPGRDAVSLTLPAGTDAARYAVRVYDMSGHEMTQARYNGQGTLQTAALPKGLYYISISDGVNTSRQRFEKE from the coding sequence ATGAAAAAGGCTTACCTCTCCGCGCTGGCCCTTCTAGGCAGCGCAGGCACGTTGCTGGCGCAAAACGTAGCATCCCGTGCCGCCCAATCCGTTAATGATGACGTGACGCCCGTTATCCTGCGTCGCTCCTGCGCCGCCAACGACGTGTTGCAGGCCCAAATGGCCGCCGACCCTGCCCTGGCACGCCGCATGGAAGCCATTGAAGCCCAGACGCAGCGCTTTGTGGCCGCCCGCGCGGCGGCCCAGCAACGCAACAGCGGAGGCACTACCGGCGGTACCACCACGGGCACCTCGTCGGCGCTCAGCGGCACCGTCACCATTCCGGTAGTCGTGCACGTGCTCTACAACGCCGCGGCCGAAAACATCAGCGACGCCCAGGTGCAATCGCAGATTGCCGTGCTGAACGAAGACTTCCAGAAGCTCAACGCCGACGCCAACAAAACCTATCCGTACTCGGGCCTGGCGGCCGCGGCGCCGGTGCGCTTTGTGCTGGCTCCGGGGGGCATCATCCACAAGTTCACCAAAACCCGCTCGTGGAGCACCAACGACGCGGTGAAAAACTCGAAACGCGGCGGCGATGATGCCTGGGACGCCACCAAGTACCTCAACCTGTGGTCGTGCAACCTGGGCCAGGGCCTGCTGGGCTACGCTCAGTTCCCCGGCGGCGCCACCGCCACCGACGGCGTCGTGATTCTGTACTCGGCCTTCGGCAGCCGCGCCAAATACCCCGCCGGCACCTACACCACCACCTACGACCTGGGCCGCACCGCCACCCACGAAGTGGGCCACTGGATGAACCTGCGCCACATCTGGGGCGACGACAGCGGCGCCTGCACCGGCTCCGACCAAGTAGCCGATACTCCCAACCAGGGCGCCGAGAACTACGGCTGCCCGGCCGCCGGCAAGTCCTCGTGCACCAACGCTGCCACGGGCGGCGACATGTTCATGAACTACATGGACTATACCGACGACAAGTGCATGTTCATGTTCTCGCAGGGCCAGGCCACCCGCATGACCGCCGTGTTTGATGCCGGCGGCGCCCGCTCCAGCTTCGCCGTGGCCAGCGGCGTGCTGCGCCAGACGGCCGCGGTGGCCCCCACCACGGTATACCCCAACCCCGGCCGCGACGCCGTGAGCCTGACGCTGCCCGCCGGCACCGACGCCGCCCGCTACGCCGTGCGCGTGTATGACATGAGCGGCCACGAAATGACCCAGGCCCGCTACAACGGCCAGGGCACGCTGCAAACCGCCGCGCTGCCCAAAGGCCTCTACTACATCAGCATCAGCGACGGCGTGAACACGTCACGTCAGCGTTTCGAGAAGGAGTAA
- a CDS encoding HNH endonuclease, translated as MNNCLHCGARTANPKYCSRSHAAIHTNQQAPKRQLTRKCAACETLVLASRQFCAAHGKRKADYRLLTVAQLKAKDAIKHPSYYRGYLNSITRLLNAHRPRVCQACGYDKHVEYCHKQPISSFPDSTTVQNVSGPANILVLCPNCHWEYDHGLLTEHPALLS; from the coding sequence ATGAATAACTGCCTGCATTGCGGTGCCCGCACAGCAAACCCCAAATACTGTTCCCGCTCGCACGCCGCCATTCATACCAACCAGCAGGCCCCCAAGCGACAACTGACGCGCAAGTGCGCCGCCTGCGAAACTCTCGTTCTCGCGAGCCGACAGTTTTGCGCAGCACACGGCAAACGCAAGGCTGATTATCGTCTATTAACCGTGGCGCAGCTCAAGGCCAAAGATGCCATCAAGCATCCCAGCTACTACCGCGGCTATTTGAACAGCATCACCCGCTTGCTCAATGCCCACCGTCCCCGCGTGTGCCAGGCGTGCGGTTATGACAAGCATGTAGAATACTGCCATAAGCAACCAATCAGTTCCTTTCCGGATTCTACGACTGTGCAAAATGTGTCCGGGCCGGCGAATATTCTGGTCTTATGTCCCAATTGCCATTGGGAATACGACCACGGCTTATTAACAGAACACCCCGCACTGCTCAGCTGA